Proteins from one Mesorhizobium sp. M9A.F.Ca.ET.002.03.1.2 genomic window:
- a CDS encoding DsbA family protein — MSALNSITVDVVSDVVCPWCFIGQKRLDKAIAAASGVDVHVRWRPFQLDPTIPPEGKDRREYMVAKFGSDERIREIHARIEPLGEAEGIDFAFAAIKVAPNTLDAHRVIRWAGAAGEVVQNRLVRRLFQLNFEEGANLGDHVVLVKAAREAGMDASVVETLLPTDADVEAVRTEIATASRMGITGVPCFLLEGKYAVMGAQDADTLTDAIRQVAAAKARGELEKAN; from the coding sequence ATGAGCGCATTGAACTCCATCACCGTCGATGTCGTGTCCGATGTCGTCTGCCCGTGGTGCTTCATCGGCCAGAAGCGGCTCGACAAGGCGATTGCCGCGGCAAGCGGTGTCGACGTGCACGTACGCTGGCGGCCGTTCCAGCTTGACCCGACCATCCCGCCCGAAGGCAAGGATCGTCGCGAGTACATGGTGGCCAAGTTCGGCAGTGACGAACGCATCCGCGAGATCCACGCCCGCATCGAGCCCCTGGGTGAAGCCGAGGGGATCGACTTCGCGTTTGCTGCCATCAAGGTCGCGCCCAACACGCTGGACGCGCACCGCGTCATCCGCTGGGCTGGTGCTGCTGGCGAGGTCGTGCAGAACCGGCTGGTGCGGCGTCTGTTCCAGTTGAATTTCGAGGAAGGCGCCAATCTTGGCGATCATGTCGTGTTGGTCAAAGCTGCCCGCGAGGCCGGCATGGATGCATCCGTGGTCGAGACGCTTTTGCCGACAGACGCCGACGTCGAGGCGGTGCGCACCGAAATCGCCACCGCTTCGCGCATGGGTATCACAGGCGTGCCGTGCTTCCTGCTTGAAGGCAAGTATGCCGTGATGGGCGCGCAGGACGCCGATACGCTCACCGACGCCATTCGCCAGGTTGCGGCGGCCAAGGCGCGCGGTGAGCTGGAGAAGGCGAACTGA